One Desulfovulcanus ferrireducens genomic window carries:
- a CDS encoding energy transducer TonB: MSRKAWFLSFAIAFVFNLVVFLSIPYLSSKGSVTTNREFSEPIILSTYRPGQPESHHQKRDVPKPNLPKKVPETAFSQRKEVGQIKPDLGCLLPEKQFSLQAKLKTDIEISSSGVTNPSPGLPSSPGEFELGEVDQAPKLINKVKPIYPFIARRRNITGKVVVRFLVDEHGYVRKITIEEARPKGVFEQSVLMALKKWRFAPGRYQGKPVPTWIRLPIQFNLAQ; this comes from the coding sequence ATGTCTCGTAAAGCATGGTTCTTGAGTTTTGCTATAGCTTTTGTCTTCAATCTAGTTGTTTTTTTATCCATCCCATATTTGTCTTCCAAGGGCTCAGTAACAACAAACAGAGAGTTTTCCGAACCGATTATTTTGAGCACGTACAGGCCGGGGCAGCCAGAGTCCCATCACCAAAAACGTGATGTACCTAAACCAAACCTGCCTAAAAAGGTGCCGGAGACTGCTTTCTCTCAAAGAAAAGAAGTGGGGCAGATCAAACCAGATTTAGGCTGTCTTTTGCCAGAAAAGCAATTTTCGCTTCAAGCCAAACTAAAAACAGATATTGAGATTTCGTCGTCCGGCGTAACCAATCCGTCACCAGGGTTGCCATCCAGCCCCGGCGAATTTGAGCTTGGCGAGGTAGATCAAGCCCCGAAGCTCATCAATAAGGTGAAGCCCATCTATCCTTTTATTGCCCGGCGTAGAAATATCACCGGAAAGGTGGTGGTCAGGTTTCTAGTCGATGAACACGGTTATGTGAGAAAAATAACCATTGAGGAAGCCAGGCCCAAAGGGGTGTTTGAGCAGAGTGTCCTCATGGCCCTTAAAAAATGGCGCTTTGCGCCTGGCAGATACCAGGGGAAGCCTGTACCTACGTGGATACGATTGCCTATACAATTTAACCTTGCTCAGTGA
- a CDS encoding tetratricopeptide repeat protein, which produces MRKIENMRLVFVLLLLTELLFFFNLSAWAGRPRSEIPWAVQKTLYLSQKAIEQKDYAQARKFLLDYVQKYPEKPHAMIYYLLGNTWYLSHDLQNAYDAYKTGIALDPDCFALCQNFAQAAYELGKYREAGKFFEQAFSLADKPDGELLYNAALSWYQAKAYHKAVQSLERLFTRSADKVQKDWVELYVYVLLELKKFKKAENAILRRLAHNPTTSEFWKLLAYTALQKQDYPQAVSALEVAYKLEPPTSKEWLELANIYSYLNLPLNAAKALEKAYGSSPDPKKCDELAKEFALARRLDKAIHYLDLALQKEPTSQRYLEKGKIYYRFGKCAEAAREFQKALSIEPENGLAHFMLGVCAMELENFSMAKNAFLEASKDRRYKEQARSFLAALKD; this is translated from the coding sequence GTGAGAAAGATTGAAAACATGCGCTTAGTGTTTGTTTTACTTCTTTTAACCGAACTTTTGTTCTTCTTTAATTTGTCAGCCTGGGCAGGGCGGCCTCGCTCTGAAATCCCCTGGGCAGTGCAGAAGACCCTGTACTTATCACAAAAGGCCATAGAGCAGAAAGATTATGCTCAGGCCAGGAAATTTCTTTTGGATTATGTTCAAAAATATCCGGAAAAGCCCCATGCAATGATTTACTATCTCCTGGGCAACACGTGGTATTTGAGCCATGACCTTCAAAACGCCTATGATGCCTATAAAACAGGTATTGCCCTTGACCCCGATTGTTTTGCTCTGTGTCAAAATTTTGCTCAGGCAGCATATGAATTGGGAAAATACAGGGAAGCCGGTAAATTTTTTGAACAGGCTTTTAGCCTGGCAGACAAACCGGACGGGGAATTACTCTATAACGCGGCTTTATCCTGGTATCAGGCCAAAGCCTACCATAAGGCGGTTCAGTCGCTGGAACGTCTGTTTACCAGGAGTGCTGATAAGGTCCAAAAAGATTGGGTAGAGTTGTATGTATATGTGTTACTTGAACTTAAAAAATTCAAGAAAGCCGAGAACGCTATCTTAAGGCGCCTTGCCCATAACCCTACAACAAGTGAGTTCTGGAAACTTCTGGCTTATACTGCACTTCAGAAACAAGACTATCCACAGGCAGTTAGCGCCCTTGAGGTTGCTTACAAGCTTGAGCCTCCAACATCAAAAGAATGGCTGGAACTGGCCAATATCTATTCATATCTAAATCTTCCATTAAACGCTGCCAAGGCTTTAGAAAAGGCGTACGGGAGCTCTCCCGATCCCAAGAAATGCGACGAACTGGCTAAAGAATTTGCCCTGGCCCGGCGTTTGGATAAAGCCATTCATTACCTGGACCTTGCCCTGCAAAAAGAACCCACGAGCCAACGCTATCTGGAAAAAGGCAAAATCTATTACAGATTCGGTAAATGTGCCGAGGCGGCCAGAGAGTTTCAGAAGGCTTTAAGTATAGAACCAGAAAACGGACTTGCACATTTCATGTTGGGAGTATGCGCCATGGAGTTGGAAAATTTCTCCATGGCGAAGAATGCTTTTTTAGAGGCATCCAAAGATAGACGTTACAAAGAGCAGGCCAGGAGTTTTCTTGCGGCATTAAAGGATTAA
- a CDS encoding PaaI family thioesterase, with protein sequence MEQKTHLKINPILWGRPIELADGSARVELTVTKEMAADEYGLTHGGTVFGLADYAAMLAVNHPNVVLAGAKVKFLKPVQTGDVLLAKAKVEKTEGKKITVFVDVEKDAEQVFSGEFICVIPSKHVLSK encoded by the coding sequence GTGGAACAAAAGACCCATTTAAAAATCAACCCAATATTATGGGGTCGCCCCATAGAGCTTGCAGACGGTTCAGCCAGGGTTGAGTTAACTGTGACCAAAGAAATGGCTGCCGATGAATATGGTCTTACCCATGGCGGAACTGTTTTTGGACTGGCTGATTACGCCGCAATGCTTGCAGTCAATCATCCCAATGTTGTCCTGGCCGGGGCAAAAGTAAAGTTCTTGAAACCAGTGCAAACAGGCGATGTATTACTGGCCAAGGCCAAAGTGGAGAAAACCGAAGGAAAAAAAATAACCGTTTTTGTAGATGTAGAAAAGGATGCAGAGCAGGTTTTCTCCGGGGAATTTATCTGTGTTATCCCTAGCAAGCATGTTTTGAGCAAGTGA